Part of the Immundisolibacter sp. genome is shown below.
GTCGAGCCTTGCGCTGGGTATGGGCGCTATTGCGTGGTGGCCTGGGCCGGAATAACCCGCGGGCGCTGCTTGACTACCAACCGCTGCGCGACCTGCTGGAGCGGCATGTGAATTTCGCGCGCATCGATATGCAGATTCGCCGGGGCGTACTGGAGGGGGTGGCCATCACCGCCTCCGGCTATGGCAGCGGGCGCGCGGTTACCTTCTATCAGTCCGCGTCCCAGGTGGCTGCCTGGCGCCGCGAACGGGTACAGAGCCGGCCAACCCGGCTCAGCCTGGATCACGTCATGGCGTCGGTGGCCATTCCGCTGCTGTTCGAGGCGGTGCGGCTTGGCGACGACTGGTACGGCGATGGTTCGATGCGCGACCACACCCCCCTGAGCCCCGCCATCAATCTGGGCGCTCGACGCCTGCTGGTCATCGCTACTCGCAATTCCGAGTCGGCGCCGCTGCCGCAGCCGCCGCCCTATCCTCAACTCGGGAAAATCGCCGGCTATGTACTCGATTCCTTGTTCATGGACGGCACCGGCAGCAACCTGGAACGGGTGCAACGGCTCAACGAGTTGGCGCGCTATGCCGGCGCCGATCCGGCGGCATCGCACGATCAACCGTGGCACCAGATCGATACCTGCCTGGTGAAGCCCAGCCAGGACCTGCGCCAACTGGCCACCCTGCACGCTGATCGATTTCCGGCGCCGGTGCGACGCCTTTTCCGGGGTATAGGTGCCTTTGGCGACTTGAGTCCCTTGCCCAGCTACCTGCTGTTCGACGGGACTTTCTGTCAGGCGCTGATGAACCTGGGCCACGCCGACGCGCAACGCCAGAAAGACGAAATCATGGCCTTGCTGGCCCCTGAATGAGGGGCGGCCCCAAAGATCGCCATCGATCCGCCACGGCAAGTGACCACTATCTGTAATTTTTGGAATAAAAATATAAGAAATTAATAATTCTCAGCTATATACGGCGCCCGTACCATACAAGCCTGCGCCACCTCTACGTTGAAACTGTCCATGTCTCCCTCAGACAAGATCGACCACGCCGTCACCATCCTGAAGGCAGCCGAAGCACACGGCCCAGCGGTACACACCAACAGTTTCGGGGCCGAGGGGGTTGTGCTCAGCCACCTTATTTCACGACACGCGCTGGAAATCAAAACCGCCAGCCTGGACACCGGACGCCTGCCGGAGCCGACCTTTGCCGTCGCCGAAGCACTGCGCCAGCGCTACGGGCTGCGCATCGATTGGTATTTTCCGGATCCGCAGGTACTTGGCGATTTCACGCAAGAGCATGGTGTGAACGCTTTTTACAATAGCGTCGAACTGCGCCATGCCTGCTGCGGCATCCGGAAAGTTGAGCCGCTCGGCCGGGCGCTGGTCGGCAAACTCGCCTGGATCACTGGACGACGCCGTCAGCAAGGCCATGATCGCGCCGTCTTGCCAGAACGCGAGTGGGACGAGCAGCGCGGAATCCTGAAGTTCAACCCGCTGGCGGAGTGGACCCACGACGATGTGTGGGCCTTCATTCGAATCAACGAAATTCCCTACAGTTCACTCCACGACGAGGGCTATCCGAGTATCGGTTGTGCACCGTGCAGCCGCGCCATCACGGTTGGGGAAGAACCCCGCGCCGGGCGTTGGTGGTGGGAACACGACGCTGTGCGCGAGTGCGGGCTCCATGGCCCAGCCCGGCCGGCCGCGGAAGATGAAGCACTGGCGACGCCAACCCCACCCATACCGGACGTCGGTCTGTAGGCAACAGCGCCACCCGGCGGGGCCCCGCTTGGTCAGTCCGCCAGCATCGGGATCAGCAGGGCCAGCGCTACCGTCGCCGTGATGACATGCAGCGGCAGACCCAAGCGTAGGTAATCGGAGAAACGGTACCCACCCGGACCGTACACCATCAGATTGGTCTGATAGCCAAACGGCGTCGCATAGCTCGCAGATGCCGCCATGATCACCGACAGGGCCAGCGGCAGCGGCGCCATACCAAGATCGTGCGCCAAGGCCAGGGCCAGCGGAATCATCAGGGCCACCGCGGCGTTATTGGTGATCAGCTGGGTCAGCACCAGAGTACTGAAGTAGATGGCTACAAGTACCTGCCAGGGCTCGCTGCCCAGGGCCGCGAGCAGGCCACCTGCCAGGCCACTGGCCGCGCCGGTAGCCTCAAGCGCGGCACTAACCCCAATGGCGGCGCCGATGGTCAGCAGCACCGAGGTGTCCAGACTGCGCCGCGCAGCATCAAATCCTATGCAACCGGTCAGCACCACAGCCACCGCGCCGAACAAGGCCGCGGAGGCGATATCGAGCAGCCCGAATCCAGCGCTCAAAACCACCCCGGCGAGGATCGCCAGCGCCAATGGCGCCCGATCATGCCGCCGCGGCGTGGCCCCATCGATGGCACTGACCAGCAGAAAATCGGGCGCCCGCCGGAAGCGCTCCAGAAACGACGGCCTGGCTTCCAGCAGCAGGGTGTCGCCGGAACGCAGCACGATGTCGCCGATCTTGCTCCGCAGTCGCTCGCCGCTGCGCGAAACCGCAATGATGGCCGCGTCGTAACGATTGCGGAACCGACCTTCGCGCACACTTTTGCCGGCTATTGGACAATGGGGGCCGACCACCGCCTCGACCAGCTGGCGCTGGCTGCGCGGACCATCGAGACGGACGATTTGTGCTGTAGCCGGCGCCAGGCCGCGGATGCGGTGCAGCTCCACCACCGAGTCGATGGCGCCAACGAACACCAGACGGTCGTCGGCCAGCAACGGCTCATCCGGGCCAACCGCCGCCAGCACCCGGCCGCCCCGATCAATCTCCAGCAAGTACAGACCACCCAGGCTACGCAAACCGGCCTGGGCGATGGTTTTGCCAACCAGCGGACCGCCTGCCTCCACCAGCATGTCGGTCAGGTACTCCCGCACGGCCGCACTATCCGCCGCAACTGACACCCGCTCCGGCAACAGACGCGGACCCAGCAGCAACAGATAGGCAAGACCTGCGATTGCCACCGGCAGCCCAACCGGCGTCAGTTCGAACATGCCAAGACCCGGCTGGCCGGAGGCCATCAACAGGCTGTTAGCCACCAGATTGGTGCTGGTACCAATCAGCACGCAGGTGCCACCGAGCAGCGCCGCATGGTTCAGTGGCAATAGCAGCTTGGAGGGCGAAATGCCAATGCGCCGGCACCAGTCCTTGACCAGGGGAATCAGCAGCGCCATCAGCGGCGTGTTGTTCATGAAGGCGCTCAGCGCCGCGGCAGGCACCGCGACCGTGGCAAGTGCACGCCGTTCGCCCCGTGGCGTCCCGAGCAAGGCACGGCCCAGCCAATCGATCGCGCCCGTCTCCTGGACACCTCCGGCCACCACGTACAGCAGGGCGACGGTAACCAGGCCAAGGTTGGCAAACCCAGCGAACGCGCGGTCGATCGGCAGCACGCCCGCGCCGACCAG
Proteins encoded:
- a CDS encoding patatin-like phospholipase family protein, which produces MPQRPPAPNLGLVLTGGGARTAYQVGVLLAINSWLQRPRQSPFAVITGTSAGAINASVLAAHAGSFGRGVEQLASVWRTLEVGHIFHCERRALYGRALRWVWALLRGGLGRNNPRALLDYQPLRDLLERHVNFARIDMQIRRGVLEGVAITASGYGSGRAVTFYQSASQVAAWRRERVQSRPTRLSLDHVMASVAIPLLFEAVRLGDDWYGDGSMRDHTPLSPAINLGARRLLVIATRNSESAPLPQPPPYPQLGKIAGYVLDSLFMDGTGSNLERVQRLNELARYAGADPAASHDQPWHQIDTCLVKPSQDLRQLATLHADRFPAPVRRLFRGIGAFGDLSPLPSYLLFDGTFCQALMNLGHADAQRQKDEIMALLAPE
- a CDS encoding phosphoadenylyl-sulfate reductase, encoding MSPSDKIDHAVTILKAAEAHGPAVHTNSFGAEGVVLSHLISRHALEIKTASLDTGRLPEPTFAVAEALRQRYGLRIDWYFPDPQVLGDFTQEHGVNAFYNSVELRHACCGIRKVEPLGRALVGKLAWITGRRRQQGHDRAVLPEREWDEQRGILKFNPLAEWTHDDVWAFIRINEIPYSSLHDEGYPSIGCAPCSRAITVGEEPRAGRWWWEHDAVRECGLHGPARPAAEDEALATPTPPIPDVGL
- a CDS encoding SLC13 family permease — translated: MGFEAVLALAVVVGIFLLLLVTRWPVEAVFLGGVVVLVGAGVLPIDRAFAGFANLGLVTVALLYVVAGGVQETGAIDWLGRALLGTPRGERRALATVAVPAAALSAFMNNTPLMALLIPLVKDWCRRIGISPSKLLLPLNHAALLGGTCVLIGTSTNLVANSLLMASGQPGLGMFELTPVGLPVAIAGLAYLLLLGPRLLPERVSVAADSAAVREYLTDMLVEAGGPLVGKTIAQAGLRSLGGLYLLEIDRGGRVLAAVGPDEPLLADDRLVFVGAIDSVVELHRIRGLAPATAQIVRLDGPRSQRQLVEAVVGPHCPIAGKSVREGRFRNRYDAAIIAVSRSGERLRSKIGDIVLRSGDTLLLEARPSFLERFRRAPDFLLVSAIDGATPRRHDRAPLALAILAGVVLSAGFGLLDIASAALFGAVAVVLTGCIGFDAARRSLDTSVLLTIGAAIGVSAALEATGAASGLAGGLLAALGSEPWQVLVAIYFSTLVLTQLITNNAAVALMIPLALALAHDLGMAPLPLALSVIMAASASYATPFGYQTNLMVYGPGGYRFSDYLRLGLPLHVITATVALALLIPMLAD